The genomic stretch CGCACGCCATTTTTCGCTATTTAACCAATAATTCCAAAGGTATTTTAGGCAATGGAATTAAATGGAATTTTACCAAGTTCCTAATCGGACGTGATGGCAAGGTATTGAACCGTTTTGCTCCGACCACCAAGCCTGAAGATCTTGAGGATGAAATTGCAAAAGTGTTGTAATACTCTGTGTTATTTTATCAGTATGAGATAAAAATAGAACTCATCTGATTTCAATTAAAAAACCCACTTCAATTCAGTGGGTTTTTTAATCATGATTAAAACTTAGAGAATGGCTTTCAGGCGTTGAATGACTTCTTCACATTGCGCCAGATCGGCCACAAGTGCTAGACGTACATGATTTTCACCCGGATTACCCTGTTCAGTATCGCGGGATAAATAACGACCCGGAAGTACTTTAATATGTGCTTCTTCCATCAGGCGTTTAGCAAAGGCTTCATCATTGTCAACTTTTAACCAGTAATAGAAACCTGCATCCGGTTTTTTGAGTGGCAATAAATGTCCGAGTTCCTGTTGAAATAAATCAAACTTGGCACGGTATTGCACCCGGTTTTCTTCCACATGCGCTTCATCATCCCAGGCAGCAATAGACGCCAGTTGATGTTGCACCGGCATCGCTGCGCCGTGGTAAGTACGGTATTGCAAGTAAGGTTTTAACAGGTTGGCATCACCGGCAACAAAACCTGAACGCATGCCCGGAAGGTTAGAGCGCTTAGACAGTGAATGGAACACCACACAGTTTTTATAGTCATCCCGGCCAATTTCAGCACAAACTTCCAGTAAACCTACGGGTGCTTGGTCAAACCACAGTTCCGAATAGCATTCGTCTGAAGCAATCACAAAGTTGTATTGATCCGACAGGGCAATCAGTTTTTTAAACTGTTCTTTGGATAGCACTGCACCGGTTGGGTTGCCCGGGGTACAGACAAATAGCAATGCCGTTTTTTCCCAGACTTGTGCCGGAACAGCATCAAAATCACCAAGGTAGTTATTTTCCTCAGTACAGTTGATGAAATAAGGTTTGGCACCTGCGAGCAGTGTTGCGCCTTCATAAATCTGATAAAACGGATTTGGCATCACCACATAAGGTGCATCTTCACGATTCACCAAAGCCTGTACAAACGAGAAAATCGCTTCACGTGTACCAGAAACAGGCAGGATATTGCTGTCTGCACTGATGCTATTTAGCTTAAAACGGCGCGTCAGCCATTGGGCAATACTTTCACGTAGCTCCGGCAGGCCTTTACTGTTTGGATATGTCGACAAATGTTTGAAGTTATCGATAATCGCTTGTTTCACAAACTCCGGTGCAGGATGCTTCGGTTCACCAATCGACAGGGGAATTAAAGGCATATTTGCAGGCTGGATATCCGCAAAAAGCTGATTTAACTTTTCAAACGGATAAGGGTGCAGTAGAGACAAGCTAGAGTTCATGAATAAGTAACCGCGTTTTAATGTGTGTGTTGACTACAAACCTGATGAGAGGCTTCATCCAGTGCAGTTTTAAGTGCAGCTGCAAATTCAGCAGATTCTTCAGGTGTCATAGGGTTGCCATCTTTTTTGGTGACAAAAAATATGTCTTCGGCACGTTCGCCAAGTGTAGCAATTTTGGCAGAGTGGATATCCAGGCCTTGCATCATAAATAAACCACCGATTTTGGCAAGTAAACCAGGATGATCGAGAGTAGCGATTTCGACCATATTTTGATTCAAGGCAGGATTGATACTAATATCGACTGTATTTTCAATATCAAAATGACGTAATTGACGCGGAATCCGGCGCTGCATCAGGCCCGGATATTCATCAGAATGACTCAAGGCATCTTTCAGAGCTTCAATCACTGTGGCTTCGCGTTCCGGATCGGTCAATAAGGTACCAAAACGGTCCAGTACTACATAGGTATCCAGACTGAAGGCTTTAGTCGCTGTAATAA from Acinetobacter lwoffii encodes the following:
- the dapC gene encoding succinyldiaminopimelate transaminase; amino-acid sequence: MNSSLSLLHPYPFEKLNQLFADIQPANMPLIPLSIGEPKHPAPEFVKQAIIDNFKHLSTYPNSKGLPELRESIAQWLTRRFKLNSISADSNILPVSGTREAIFSFVQALVNREDAPYVVMPNPFYQIYEGATLLAGAKPYFINCTEENNYLGDFDAVPAQVWEKTALLFVCTPGNPTGAVLSKEQFKKLIALSDQYNFVIASDECYSELWFDQAPVGLLEVCAEIGRDDYKNCVVFHSLSKRSNLPGMRSGFVAGDANLLKPYLQYRTYHGAAMPVQHQLASIAAWDDEAHVEENRVQYRAKFDLFQQELGHLLPLKKPDAGFYYWLKVDNDEAFAKRLMEEAHIKVLPGRYLSRDTEQGNPGENHVRLALVADLAQCEEVIQRLKAIL